One window from the genome of Garra rufa chromosome 1, GarRuf1.0, whole genome shotgun sequence encodes:
- the prlhr2a gene encoding prolactin releasing hormone receptor 2a — protein MDGSGGEWLSTHVPSCCLENVTVENSSAGQIYEVVLQSTNTTKRNPQFVGVELLQSFKPLIIPCYALVVLVGVFGNYLLLYVICHTKKMHNVTNFFIGNLAFSDMLMCATCVPFTLAYAFNPRGWVFGRFMCYLVFLIQPVTVYVSVFTLTAIGVDRYYATVHPLKKRISVLACTYLLSGIWILSCGLVAPAVAHTYHVEFKDEGFTICEEFWMGQEKERLAYAYSTLFITYVLPLSALCISYLCISVKLRNCVVPGHRTQSQAEAQRARKRKTFRLVSLVVAAFGICWLPISVFNVLRDIDIDLIDKRYFLLIQLLCHLCGMSSSCCNPFLYAWLHDRFRAELRKMFTCHRRIGIGIPANNCATASVVL, from the exons ATGGATGGCAGCGGTGGCGAATGGCTCAGCACTCACGTGCCCTCGTGTTGCCTGGAAAATGTCACTGTGGAGAATTCCAGCGCAGGCCAAATCTACGAAGTCGTGCTCCAGTCAACAAACACAACTAAGCGCAATCCACAGTTTGTTGGTGTGGAGCTCCTTCAGTCTTTTAAACCCCTCATCATCCCGTGCTACGCTCTCGTGGTCCTGGTTGGAGTTTTTGGTAACTACCTACTGCTTTACGTCATCTGCCACACCAAAAAAatgcacaacgtgaccaacttcTTCATCGGCAACCTGGCGTTTTCCGACATGCTGATGTGTGCAACCTGCGTTCCCTTTACCCTGGCATACGCTTTTAACCCTCGCGGGTGGGTTTTTGGAAGATTCATGTGCTACCTGGTGTTCCTCATTCAGCCGGTGACGGTGTATGTGTCGGTTTTCACACTGACAGCTATTGGGGTAGACAG ATACTACGCTACTGTTCATCCACTAAAGAAGCGCATCTCAGTTCTGGCCTGCACATATCTTCTCTCCGGGATCTGGATTCTGTCGTGTGGTCTGGTGGCTCCTGCTGTGGCCCACACATACCATGTGGAGTTCAAAGATGAAGGTTTCACCATCTGCGAGGAGTTCTGGATGGGTCAGGAGAAAGAGCGACTAGCCTACGCTTACAGCACGCTCTTCATCACCTACGTTCTTCCTCTGTCAGCTCTTTGCATCTCCTACTTGTGCATTTCGGTGAAGCTTCGCAACTGCGTGGTGCCAGGTCATCGCACCCAGAGCCAAGCGGAAGCCCAGCGGGCTCGGAAACGCAAGACGTTTCGATTGGTGTCATTGGTCGTTGCGGCTTTTGGCATCTGCTGGCTGCCGATAAGCGTCTTCAATGTTCTTCGGGATATTGATATAGATCTGATCGACAAGCGCTACTTTCTTCTGATCCAGCTGTTGTGTCATTTGTGTGGGATGAGTTCATCTTGTTGTAACCCGTTTTTATACGCATGGCTGCACGATCGTTTCAGGGCGGAATTGCGCAAGATGTTCACTTGTCATCGACGGATTGGCATCGGGATTCCCGCAAACAACTGTGCCACCGCTAGCGTGGTCCTCTGA